A genomic region of Oryza glaberrima chromosome 1, OglaRS2, whole genome shotgun sequence contains the following coding sequences:
- the LOC127784956 gene encoding WAT1-related protein At5g64700-like, with protein sequence MGTRAAFVVAFLIRSLYGGMQIVTKFAFNEGMSTSVFVFYRHVIAILFLVPVAFVLERKTAPPLTFKVSLKLFLHALYGISGAINIYSLGLSYASATSSSAIFNLLPAVAFILALLMKMESLNLKRINGIAKVSGVVLCIVGVIILAFYQGPELKSFNHQHLFRTSTVYAAATSHPATTWILGIFLTTLSTTCWALWTVLQGPMLEVYPSKLLNTTIQIVFATIQCFFIALAIERDFSRWKLHLDMGLIAVIYSGVLVSGVAYYMQVWVIDKSGPVFLAMTMPITLLVTIMLSSFVLGEAVTLGSIISGVVMVGGLYCVLWAKKSEQAAISKQQMVVPVQTTRV encoded by the exons ATGGGCACTAGAGCGGCTTTTGTGGTTGCATTCCTCATAAGGTCCCTATATGGAGGGATGCAGATTGTAACAAAATTTGCCTTCAATGAAGGCATGAGCACATCTGTCTTTGTTTTCTACAGGCATGTGATTGCTATCCTGTTCTTGGTTCCCGTCGCATTTGTGCTAGAAAG GAAAACTGCTCCACCACTGACATTCAAAGTGTCTCTGAAACTATTTTTGCATGCATTATATGG GATTTCTGGGGCGATAAACATATATAGCCTTGGTCTCAGTTATGCCTCAGCAACATCATCATCTGCGATATTTAACCTTCTACCGGCGGTGGCTTTCATCTTGGCTCTTCTGATGAA GATGGAGTCCCTGAACTTGAAGAGGATCAATGGAATTGCAAAAGTTTCTGGTGTAGTGTTGTGCATTGTTGGTGTCATCATACTTGCGTTCTACCAAGGACCTGAGTTGAAATCATTCAACCATCAACATCTTTTTCGCACGAGTACTGTCTATGCTGCGGCTACTTCACATCCTGCAACGACATGGATATTAGGAATTTTTCTGACGACTTTATCAACAACATGTTGGGCACTTTGGACAGTGCTTCAG GGTCCTATGTTGGAGGTATACCCCTCTAAGCTCCTCAACACAACTATCCAGATAGTCTTTGCAACTATTCAGTGTTTCTTCATCGCTCTGGCGATTGAGAGGGATTTTTCACGATGGAAGCTGCACCTGGATATGGGCCTTATTGCTGTGATCTACTCA GGGGTACTTGTCTCGGGAGTTGCATATTACATGCAAGTATGGGTTATTGACAAGAGTGGGCCGGTCTTTTTGGCCATGACAATGCCCATAACTCTTCTTGTCACAATAATGCTGTCCTCATTTGTATTAGGAGAAGCAGTCACCCTGGGAAG CATAATAAGCGGAGTGGTAATGGTTGGTGGTCTTTATTGTGTTCTTTGGGCCAAGAAAAGTGAACAGGCAGCTATCAGTAAGCAACAGATGGTAGTTCCAGTCCAGACAACACGAGTTTAG